The following proteins are encoded in a genomic region of Oryctolagus cuniculus chromosome 13, mOryCun1.1, whole genome shotgun sequence:
- the LOC100354805 gene encoding LOW QUALITY PROTEIN: N-lysine methyltransferase KMT5A (The sequence of the model RefSeq protein was modified relative to this genomic sequence to represent the inferred CDS: deleted 2 bases in 2 codons), which produces MGERGALGRLRPFPGAPRWGWWPGCDGGGSGEGEGAGRAAMGLAGLQENVFARQSKICSYMSSNKCSGVRSPLQDDNSVAHYEAKCPERPLAGIYRRREEKRSGGNAVRSSMKSEEQKLRDARRGPLASFPNQKPQAAEPPKPPALSCDSPGAAGAKPTLKKPLKGRQTPREKSQGKPQQNRKLTDFYPVRRSSRKSKAELQSEKRKRIDELIRSGKEEGMKIDLIDGKGRGVIATKQFSRGDFVVEYHGDLIEITDAKKREALYAQDPSTGCYMYYFQYLSKTYCVDATRETNRLGRLINHSKCGNCQTKLHDIDGVPHLILIAARDIAAGEELLYDYGDRSKASIEAHPWLKH; this is translated from the exons ATGGGGGAAAGGGGCGCCTTGGGGCGCCTTCGGCCCTTCCCG GGGGCGCCGCGGTGGGGCTGGTGGCCCGGCTGCgacggcggcggcagcggcgagGGCGAGGGTGCG GGGCGCGCCGCCATGGGCCTGGCCGGGCTGCAGGAGAATGTGTTTGCCCGGCAGTCCAAGATCTGTTCCTACATGAGCTCGAACAAGTGCTCTGGAGTGCGCTCCCCGCTGCAGGATGACAACTCCGTTGCGCACTACGAAGCCAAGTGCCCGGAGAGACCGTTAGCCGGGATCTACAGGAGGcgagaagagaagagaagtggTGGGAACGCCGTACGAAGTTCCATGAAGTCCGAGGAACAGAAGCTCAGAGACGCCAGGAGAGGCCCCCTGGCATCTTTTCCAAACCAAAAACCTCAAGCAGCAGAACCTCCAAAACCTCCAGCCTTGTCTTGTGACTCTCCCGGTGCAGCTGGCGCCAAGCCAACCCTGAAGAAGCCCCTCAAGGGCAGACAGACCCCTCGGGAAAAATCTCAAGGAAAACCCCAACAGAATCGCAAACTCACGGATTTCTACCCTGTCCGAAGGAGCTCCAGGAAGAGCAAAGCCGAGCTGCAGTCCGAAAAGCGGAAAAGAATAGATGAATTGATCCGGAGcgggaaggaagaagggatgaAGATTGACCTCATCGACGGCAAAGGCAGGGGCGTAATTGCCACCAAGCAGTTCTCCCGGGGCGACTTTGTGGTGGAGTACCACGGCGACCTCATCGAGATCACCGATGCCAAGAAGCGTGAGGCTCTGTACGCCCAGGACCCCTCCACGGGCTGCTACATGTACTATTTCCAGTATCTGAGCAAAACCTACTGCGTGGACGCCACGCGCGAGACCAACCGCCTGGGACGGCTGATCAACCACAGCAAGTGCGGGAACTGCCAGACCAAACTACACGACATCGACGGCGTGCCCCACCTCATCCTCATCGCCGCGCGGGACATCGCGGCAGGGGAGGAGCTGCTCTACGACTACGGGGACCGCAGCAAGGCCTCCATCGAAGCCCACCCCTGGCTGAAGCACTGA